One window from the genome of Eucalyptus grandis isolate ANBG69807.140 chromosome 7, ASM1654582v1, whole genome shotgun sequence encodes:
- the LOC104454559 gene encoding xanthoxin dehydrogenase: MSISDSGRSSLSCQRLHGKVALVTGGATGIGESIVRLFHKHGAKVCIADVQDNLGHQVLESLGGEHSVSYVHCDVTLEDDVRRAVDGTVSKFGTLDVMVNNAGTSGPPCSDIRNVELSDFEKVFDLNVKGVFIGMKHAARIMIPQKSGVIISISSVCSVIGGLGPHAYTGSKHAVVGLTQNVAAELGKHGIRVNCVSPYAVATGLAVAHLPEEERTEDAMVGFRSFVARNANLEGVELTTGDVANAVLFLASDDARYVSGLNLMVDGGFTCSNHTLRVFR; the protein is encoded by the exons ATGTCCATCTCCGACTCTGGCCGCTCTTCGCTTTCCTGCCAAAG ATTACATGGGAAGGTTGCCTTGGTCACCGGTGGAGCAACTGGAATTGGAGAGAGCATTGTGCGCCTATTCCACAAGCATGGTGCGAAGGTTTGTATCGCCGACGTGCAAGATAACCTGGGTCATCAGGTCCTGGAATCTCTTGGTGGGGAACATAGTGTTTCCTATGTGCACTGTGATGTCACCCTTGAAGATGATGTTCGCCGTGCAGTCGATGGAACAGTCAGTAAATTCGGTACGCTCGATGTGATGGTCAACAATGCTGGGACATCTGGCCCGCCATGTTCAGACATCCGTAATGTAGAATTGTCTGATTTCGAGAAGGTGTTCGATTTAAATGTGAAAGGGGTTTTCATCGGAATGAAGCATGCCGCCCGTATTATGATCCCGCAGAAGAGCGGTGTCATAATTTCTATAAGCAGTGTTTGTAGTGTCATAGGGGGCTTGGGCCCACATGCGTACACCGGGTCCAAGCATGCCGTTGTGGGGCTGACCCAAAATGTCGCGGCCGAGCTGGGAAAGCATGGGATACGCGTGAACTGCGTCTCTCCCTATGCAGTTGCGACAGGCCTGGCAGTGGCTCATTTGCCCGAGGAGGAGCGAACTGAAGATGCCATGGTGGGCTTTCGCTCCTTCGTCGCTAGGAATGCCAACTTGGAGGGAGTCGAGCTGACAACAGGCGATGTGGCGAACGCGGTCCTCTTTCTGGCCAGTGATGACGCGAGGTACGTGAGCGGGCTTAATCTCATGGTAGATGGGGGTTTCACATGTTCGAATCACACTCTCCGAGTCTTCAGATGA
- the LOC104454558 gene encoding RNA helicase aquarius yields the protein MTKVYGTGTYDFKRHRVAEYPVEPPLQLADKPADSKPGSSLPASITLSEIQRDRLTQIAAANWLVSSGGGEAGGGEAEGGGGRPFDLELVKDIYETELVVKGGRKPVPLQRVMILEVSQYLENYLWPNFDPRAATFEHVMSMILMVNEKFRENVAAWTCFYDRKDQFKGFLDRVLRLKEGRDLSIPEKTNYLVFMINAFQSLEDEMVSETVLRLASLQSWHSLSFGRFQMELCLNPDLIKKWKRMIKRESKDAAKRGEQFDPSSKLESNFLRNLMEEFLEVLDFKVFPQPDDDNGNDGTIGAYSLGRVDDASVLYCERFIEFLIDLLSQLPTRRYLRPLVADVAIVAKCHLSALYRHEKGKLFAQLVDLLQFYEGFEINDHVGTQLTDDEVVQSHYERLQSFQLLAFKKVPKLRELALANIGAIHKRNDLTKKLSVLTKDELRDLVCHKLKLVSKEDPWSDRVDFLVEVMVSYFGKQQSQKEAINALPLYPNEQIMWDESLVPSINYSGEGCLALPKLNLQFLTLHDYLLRNFNLFRLESTYEIREDIQEAVPHLLAYINNEGETAFRGWSRMAVPIKEFKMTEVKQPNIGEVKPASVTAAVTFSISSYRAQVRSEWNALKEHDVLFLLSIRPSFEPLSAEEASKASVPQRLGLQYVRGCEIIEIRDEDGTLMNDFTGRIKRDEWKPPKGELRTVTVALDAAQYHMDVTDIAEKGSEDVYGTFNILMRRKPKENNFKAILESIRDLMNEYCIVPEWLHNIFLGYGNPSAAQWTNMPDLLDVVDFKDTFLDANHLKESFSEYEVSFVNPDGSENSLPKPPFRIRLPRTLKSNTHALPGNRKSDTSMDDVNVADAGSEKENLIVEAYIPPDPGPYPQDQPKQNSVRFTPTQVGAIISGIQPGLTMVVGPPGTGKTDTAVQILNVLYHNCPSQRTLIITHSNQALNDLFEKIMERDVPARYLLRLGQGEQELATDLDFSRQGRVNAMLVRRLELLSEVERLARSLGLPEDVGYTCETAGYFWLLHVYSRWEQFLAACADNEDKPSFVRDRFPFKEFFSDTPQPVFTGQSFEKDMRAAKGCFCHLKTMFQELEECRAFELLKSTADRANYLMTKQAKIVAMTCTHAALKRKDFLQLGFKYDNLLMEESAQILEIETFIPMLLQRQEDGYARLKRCILIGDHHQLPPVVKNMAFQKYSHMDQSLFTRFVRLGIPYIELNAQGRARPSIAKLYNWRYRDLGDLPFLKEAAIFHKANAGFTYDYQLIDVPDYHGRGESAPSPWFYQNEGEAEYVVSVYMYMRLLGYPANKISILTTYNGQKLLIRDVINRRCVPYDFIGPPSKVTTVDKFQGQQNDFILLSLVRTRFVGHLRDVRRLIVAMSRARLGLYVFCRRSLFEQCYELQPTFRLLLQRPDHLALNLYEDTSYTDRHVGDTRDRYLVSGVEEMSRIVMDKIYRIYQVRNPQWDQYMAHSEQAAGAVSDNGAPNDHMISTSSQETENASTPVPPSNTSGNILTNNEEDSAAVHDPVNEKDGELSLQSQQKGETEPEVHKSDGNGDMLESSNDETKMQE from the exons ATGACGAAGGTGTACGGCACCGGCACCTACGACTTCAAGCGCCATCGGGTCGCCGAGTACCCGGTTGAGCCGCCCCTCCAGCTCGCCGACAAGCCGGCCGACTCCAAGCCCGGCTCCTCCCTCCCCGCCTCCATCACCCTCTCGGAGATCCAGCGCGACCGCCTCACCCAGATCGCCGCCGCCAACTGGCTCGTctcctccggcggcggcgaggcgggGGGCGGTGAGGCGGAGGGCGGGGGCGGGAGGCCCTTCGACCTGGAGCTGGTCAAGGACATCTACGAGACGGAGCTGGTGGTGAAGGGCGGGCGGAAGCCGGTGCCCTTGCAGCGGGTCATGATCCTCGAGGTGAGCCAGTACCTGGAGAACTACCTGTGGCCGAATTTCGACCCGCGGGCCGCGACGTTCGAGCATGTCATGTCGATGATTCTCATGGTCAATGAGAAG TTTCGAGAGAATGTGGCAGCTTGGACATGCTTTTATGACCGGAAGGATCAGTTCAAGGGATTTCTTGACAGGGTTCTCCGTCTTAAGGAG ggAAGGGACTTAAGTATTCCTGAGAAAACTAATTACTTGGTTTTCATGATTAATGCTTTTCAG AGTTTGGAAGATGAAATGGTCAGTGAGACCGTTTTGAGATTAGCAAGTCTGCAATCTTGGCACAGTTTGTCGTTTGGTCGTTTCCAG ATGGAGCTTTGCCTCAACCctgatttgattaaaaaatggaaaaggatgataaagagagagagcaaggaTGCCGCGAAACGTGGTGAGCAGTTTGATCCCTCTTCTAAGTTGGAGTCAAACTTCTTGAGGAATCTCATGGAGGAGTTTTTGGAG GTACTTGACTTCAAGGTTTTCCCCCAACCAGATGATGACAATGGGAATGATGGAACAATTGGTGCCTACAGTCTTGGACGAGTTGATGATGCTTCCGTCCTATATTGCGAGAGGTTTATAGAATTCCTCATCGATCTTCTGAGCCAGCTGCCAACAAGAAG GTACCTGAGGCCTCTTGTGGCAGATGTGGCCATTGTCGCCAAATGCCATTTAAGTGCTCTGTATAGACATGAAAAGGGAAAGCTCTTTGCACAACTTGTTGACTTACTACAGTTCTATGAAGGCTTTGAAATTAATGACCATGTGGGCACACAATTGACAGATGATGAGGTGGTTCAGTCTCATTATGAACGCCTTCAGTCTTTCCAGCTACTAGCTTTTAAGAAGGTCCCCAAG CTGCGTGAACTTGCATTGGCTAACATCGGTGCAATTCACAAGAGAAATGATCTCACAAAGAAATTATCTGTACTTACCAAAGATGAGTTAAGGGACTTAGTCTGCCACAAG CTTAAGCTGGTCTCTAAGGAAGATCCCTGGTCAGATAGGGTGGATTTTCTTGTTGAAGTCATGGTATCCTACTTTGGAAAacaacagtctcagaaagaaGCTATAAATGCGCTGCCACTCTACCCTAATGAGCAGATCATGTGGGATGAAAGTCTTGTACCTAGTATAAATTACTCAGGGGAAGGTTGTCTGGCTCTTCCCAAACTCAATTTACAGTTCCTGACACTCCATGACTATCTTCTAAGAAATTTTAATCTCTTTCGTCTTGAGTCCACATATGAGATTCGCGAGGATATTCAGGAGGCTGTGCCTCACCTCCTTGCATACATCAATAATGAAGGAGAAACTGCATTCCGTGGTTGGTCAAGGATGGCTGTGCCAATCAAAGAATTTAAGATGACAGAGGTAAAGCAGCCGAATATTGGCGAGGTTAAGCCTGCGTCTGTGACAGCGGCAGTAACTTTTAGCATTTCCAGTTATAGAGCTCAAGTAAGATCAGAGTGGAATGCCCTCAAAGAGCATGATGTCCTATTTTTGCTCTCCATCCGCCCCTCATTTGAGCCTCTTAGTGCAGAGGAAGCGTCAAAGGCTAGTGTGCCACAGAGGCTTGGCCTTCAGTATGTGAGGGGATGTGAAATTATTGAGATCCGTGATGAAGACGGAACTCTTATGAATGATTTTACAGGAAGAATCAAACGGGATGAGTGGAAGCCCCCAAAGGGTGAATTGAGGACTGTTACTGTTGCTCTGGATGCAGCGCAGTACCATATGGATGTCACTGATATTGCAGAGAAAGGTTCAGAGGATGTTTATGGCACGTTTAATATATTGATGAGGAGAAAACCCAAGGAAAACAACTTCAAGGCAATATTGGAATCAATAAGGGACCTTATGAATGAATATTGCATTGTTCCTGAGTGGTTGCACAACATATTTCTGGGCTATGGGAATCCTTCTGCAGCACAGTGGACTAATATGCCTGATCTTCTTGATGTTGTAGATTTTAAGGATACTTTCCTGGATGCAAACCATTTAAAAGAGAGTTTCTCGGAATATGAG GTGTCCTTTGTAAATCCAGATGGCTCGGAAAACTCCCTACCAAAACCCCCTTTTCGCATAAGACTTCCAAGGACTTTGAAATCCAATACCCATGCTCTTCCAGGGAACAGGAAATCTGATACTTCAATGGATGATGTTAATGTGGCAGATGCTGGTtctgaaaaggaaaatctcatTGTTGAAGCTTATATCCCCCCTGATCCAGGTCCTTATCCCCAAGATCAGCCAAAGCAAAATTCTGTTAGATTCACACCTACACAG GTTGGGGCAATTATCTCAGGCATCCAACCAGGACTGACGATGGTTGTTGGTCCACCTGGTACTGGAAAGACTGATACAGCAGTGCAGATATTGAATGTTCTTTATCACAATTGTCCTTCTCAGAGAACATTGATAATCACTCATTCAAATCAGGCTCTTAATGACCTATTTGAGAAGATTATGGAG AGGGATGTGCCTGCACGCTATCTTCTTCGGCTAGGTCAAGGAGAACAAGAACTGGCAACTGATCTGGACTTCAGCAGGCAAGGTCGTGTCAATGCGATGCTTGTTCGGCGATTAGAATTGCTTAGTGAAGTGGAAAGGCTTGCAAGATCTCTTGGACTGCCTGAGGATGTGGGTTACACTTGTGAAACAGCTGGTTACTTTTGGTTGCTCCATGTATATTCACGTTGGGAGCAATTTCTTGCTGCATGTGCTGATAATGAAGATAAACCATCATTTGTTCGAGATCGCTTCCCCTTTAAGGAGTTCTTCTCTGACACTCCTCAGCCTGTTTTTACTGGTCAGTCATTTGAAAAGGACATGCGAGCTGCGAAAGGGTGCTTTTGCCATCTTAAAACCATGTTTCAGGAGCTTGAAGAGTGTAGGGCATTTGAATTGCTCAAGTCAACAGCTGATCGAGCAAATTACCTGATGACCAAGCAGGCAAAGATTGTAGCAATGACTTGCACTCATGCGGCCCTTAAAAGGaaagattttcttcaattaGGTTTCAAGTATGACAACTTATTGATGGAAGAAAGTGCCCAAATACTAGAAATTGAGACTTTCATCCCAATGTTGCTTCAGAGGCAGGAAGATGGTTATGCACGCCTTAAACGCTGTATATTGATTGGTGATCACCATCAGTTGCCTCCAGTTGTAAAGAATATGGCTTTCCAGAAGTATAGCCACATGGATCAGAGCCTCTTCACTAGGTTTGTTCGTCTGGGGATACCCTACATTGAGCTTAATGCGCAGGGTAGAGCCCGGCCAAGTATTGCCAAGCTTTATAACTGGAGGTACCGTGATTTGGGAGATCTTCCTTTCCTAAAGGAGGCTGCCATCTTCCACAAAGCAAATGCTGGGTTCACTTATGATTATCAATTAATTGATGTGCCTGATTACCATGGGAGAGGTGAGAGTGCCCCTTCGCCATGGTTCTATCAAAATGAAGGAGAGGCTGAATATGTAGTTAGTGTCTATATGTACATGCGCTTACTGGGGTACCCAGCAAATAAGATTTCCATCTTGACAACTTACAATGGCCAGAAACTTTTGATCCGTGATGTTATCAACAGACGATGTGTTCCTTATGACTTCATCGGTCCTCCCAGCAAG GTCACTACAGTTGATAAGTTCCAGGGTCAGCAAAATGATTTCATCTTGCTGTCTCTTGTGCGTACCCGCTTTGTTGGACACCTTCGTGATGTTAGACGATTAATTGTCGCCATGTCTCGCGCCCGACTTGGGTTGTATGTTTTTTGTCGCCGCTCCTTGTTTGAGCAATGCTATGAGCTACAGCCAACATTCCGGCTACTACTTCAAAGGCCTGATCATCTTGCTCTAAATCTCTATGAGGATACATCATATACTGATCGGCA
- the LOC104454560 gene encoding calmodulin binding protein PICBP, with protein MVQRKVASKLGIQADQIKSEKLSATLGPSSHQNHDGKTRGTDLKKKMKRSRSMKLSSFDGSRSSLFRKEVPQPGRPPPRDVQMSAATPQKQSPVKLKGAVPNYMKSTSCSVARKECSQVTSQTTKTGSDSKNLHRRTSSASKPTPVSSGNTSPENLKRSSSLKLVRTLTKTPSFKPARSSVKRCSKVVLCADMDAQKATCSSTLKESKFPEYLTLNPGGTEAEGTSAMKVCPYTYCSLNGHHHARSPPLKCFLSARRRLMKTQKNAKVVPLSPNDGRIDSKAASEEEKIGLEFFVEIYAKNEDENSSSIGNVDDIKEEMVELEGGSKDEETVISSMSADKEKEEYAGDEHSDKRLSDASSCCEDDLKQNLEGRMDESDKMVEGESLCEESVELLESCSEDSDMEWDAGEYTDSELDGEATYSTEEDNLSCSDYEYISEIEDPTLHKIDAVACENMDSNWKDISDDQVLKEGKHASFEVQMPSLGMEVEGTDEAPQDSEPSHIFDYLSYSDDSSKEDEFEEVKSLNGSGPSSIEEVIAEVKSSFKEDEEENIPGADNTNANVLLNAVSDGSDSLDMIGDAPYDQKNTKLSEASEFDACPGLTEDEEAQVHTDLTTKGSSLDEEIIHNDVGETTKETGDNNESESEATILIPAQSSRHSCKADDDAPTLAVDDSEEQEDPRTKRSYQDEYSGGEPDEMGRQKTTETDSADSILEEDSSTKTKSTRIYTRLKSNHDEEPIDICLKGTIRRKRSSEPTEDSRDFMPKEPNFLPLPPEPDTERVDLRHQMTDDRKNSEEWMIDYALRQTVTKLAPARKRKVALLVEAFEKVMPTSKYETHVQSTSASSPHARPIQACN; from the coding sequence ATGGTCCAAAGAAAGGTTGCCAGTAAGCTTGGAATCCAAGCTGATCAAATAAAGTCCGAGAAGCTATCGGCAACCCTCGGACCCTCTTCTCATCAGAACCATGATGGCAAAACCAGAGGGACTGAcctgaaaaagaagatgaagaggtcAAGATCGATGAAGCTCTCCAGCTTTGACGGCTCGAGATCATCTCTCTTCAGGAAGGAAGTCCCGCAACCAGGAAGACCGCCGCCCCGCGACGTTCAGATGTCCGCAGCAACTCCGCAGAAGCAGTCTCCCGTCAAGTTAAAGGGTGCTGTGCCTAACTATATGAAGTCCACCAGCTGTTCAGTTGCGAGAAAGGAGTGCTCTCAGGTAACCTCGCAGACAACCAAAACTGGTTCTGATAGTAAGAATCTGCATAGAAGGACTTCTAGTGCTTCAAAACCAACCCCTGTTTCCTCTGGTAATACATCCCCAGAGAACCTAAAAAGATCATCGAGTTTGAAACTAGTTAGGACTCTAACAAAGACCCCTAGTTTTAAGCCTGCAAGGTCATCAGTCAAAAGGTGTTCCAAAGTAGTTCTCTGTGCAGACATGGATGCACAGAAAGCTACCTGTTCTTCGACTCTGAAGGAGTCGAAGTTTCCTGAATACCTCACGCTTAATCCTGGTGGAACCGAAGCAGAGGGAACTTCAGCGATGAAGGTCTGTCCCTACACTTATTGCTCTCTCAATGGCCATCACCATGCTCGATCGCCTCCTCTCAAGTGCTTCCTTTCGGCACGGAGGCGATTGATGAAGACCCAAAAGAATGCAAAAGTAGTGCCTCTAAGCCCAAATGATGGGCGTATCGATAGTAAAGCTGCCAGTGAGGAGGAAAAAATTGGACTGGAATTTTTCGTAGAAATTTATGCTAAAAATGAAGATGAGAACTCTTCTTCCATTGGAAATGTCGATGATATTAAGGAAGAAATGGTTGAGTTAGAGGGGGGAAGCAAAGATGAAGAAACCGTGATTTCTAGTATGAGTgcagataaagaaaaagaagaatatgcaGGTGATGAGCACAGTGATAAGAGACTGTCTGATGCATCCTCATGTTGCGAAGATGATCTTAAGCAAAACTTAGAAGGACGTATGGATGAGAGTGACAAAATGGTGGAAGGTGAGAGCTTATGTGAAGAAAGTGTCGAACTCCTGGAGTCCTGTTCAGAAGATTCGGATATGGAGTGGGATGCAGGAGAATATACTGATTCAGAGCTTGATGGAGAAGCGACCTACTCAACAGAAGAGGATAATCTATCATGTTCAGATTATGAGTATATATCAGAAATAGAAGATCCTACTTTGCACAAGATAGATGCTGTCGCTTGTGAGAATATGGACAGCAATTGGAAGGACATTTCCGATGATCAAGTACTGAAGGAAGGAAAGCATGCAAGCTTTGAGGTCCAAATGCCAAGCCTTGGTATGGAAGTAGAAGGCACAGATGAGGCACCACAGGATTCTGAACCCAGCCACATCTTTGATTACTTAAGCTACAGCGATGATTCATCCAAAGAGGATGAATTTGAAGAAGTGAAAAGCCTCAATGGAAGTGGACCGTCTTCAATAGAGGAGGTCATCGCGGAAGTAAAGTCATCCTTtaaggaggatgaagaagaaaacattcCTGGTGCTGACAATACCAATGCCAATGTTCTTTTGAATGCTGTCAGCGATGGATCCGACAGCTTGGACATGATAGGGGATGCCCCATATGATCAGAAGAATACCAAACTTTCCGAAGCGTCTGAGTTTGATGCTTGTCCAGGTTTGACAGAAGATGAGGAGGCACAAGTTCATACGGATCTTACCACCAAGGGTAGCAGCCTCGACGAGGAAATCATTCACAATGATGTCGGAGAGACAACAAAAGAAACAGGGGATAATAATGAATCTGAGTCGGAGGCTACAATCCTAATTCCTGCTCAATCATCCAGACATTCCTGCAAAGCTGATGATGACGCTCCAACACTTGCGGTGGATGATTCTGAGGAGCAGGAAGATCCAAGAACTAAAAgatcttaccaagatgaatATTCTGGTGGAGAACCTGACGAAATGGGACGGCAGAAAACTACAGAGACAGATTCAGCAGATTCAATCCTTGAAGAGGACAGCTCCACTAAGACGAAGTCGACAAGGATATATACCAGGTTGAAGAGCAATCATGACGAAGAACCCATAGATATCTGTTTGAAGGGCACGATCAGACGTAAAAGATCCAGTGAGCCAACTGAGGACTCACGAGATTTTATGCCAAAAGAACCGAACTTTCTGCCACTGCCTCCTGAACCAGACACTGAAAGAGTTGATTTGAGGCATCAGATGACGGATGACAGGAAAAATTCAGAGGAATGGATGATCGACTATGCACTCAGACAAACTGTAACAAAGCTAGCTCCTGCTAGGAAGAGAAAGGTAGCACTTCTGGTCGAGGCTTTTGAGAAAGTCATGCCAACTTCAAAGTATGAAACCCATGTCCAAAGCACTTCAGCAAGCTCACCTCATGCAAGGCCCATTCAAGCTTGCAACTGA